A window of Clavibacter michiganensis contains these coding sequences:
- a CDS encoding pentapeptide repeat-containing protein — translation MRRNSHRIAGEVQTKSTYAWTVGLIAYVVISTAAIYALPDWLIKQPLSANEINALTATEKTAAITAARQVILLSAGGLLAAFTLALTQRRDAIARARHEIDRDANWTNRYTEAVKQLGDDKAAVRYGGIYALERIAEDSERDRATITEVLTAYIREESPRRESDASVLAEFPVSTSIAALRTISRLSNIKGSIQTQVLLSITNLRGASMTDANLGNANFSNSRLDGADLTNAGLEGASFEEAIITVGTFTRARLTKATFRSSVVKYADFVGANIDYVNFINADASHARFESARAMSANFSGANLSQAALSGADLTGAKFIKCNLEASDAQNARIIRGDFRGANLRGAQFQGAILRDCDLRDVATEGTDFSGADFRGARFNCTRAELGYAPGAKFDDDFI, via the coding sequence GTGAGAAGGAACAGCCATCGCATCGCGGGCGAAGTACAAACGAAAAGCACTTACGCCTGGACAGTTGGGCTTATAGCTTATGTAGTCATATCGACGGCCGCCATCTATGCTTTACCGGACTGGCTCATCAAACAGCCCTTAAGCGCAAATGAAATCAACGCGCTCACCGCGACCGAGAAAACGGCCGCAATCACCGCAGCTCGTCAAGTCATCCTTCTTTCTGCCGGCGGACTTCTTGCCGCTTTTACGCTGGCCTTGACCCAGCGGCGCGATGCGATTGCTAGGGCGAGGCACGAAATTGACCGCGATGCCAACTGGACGAACAGATACACAGAAGCCGTGAAGCAGCTAGGTGACGACAAGGCGGCCGTACGTTACGGGGGGATATATGCCCTCGAGCGAATCGCTGAAGATTCTGAAAGAGATCGCGCTACAATAACCGAAGTCTTGACAGCCTACATCCGCGAAGAGTCTCCGCGTCGCGAATCAGATGCAAGCGTATTAGCCGAGTTCCCAGTTTCAACCTCGATTGCCGCCTTGAGGACCATTAGCCGACTCAGCAACATTAAGGGATCTATACAAACGCAAGTGTTGCTAAGCATTACGAACTTGCGAGGCGCTTCTATGACCGATGCGAACCTGGGTAACGCCAACTTCTCTAATTCTCGGCTTGATGGGGCCGACCTGACCAATGCAGGCCTCGAAGGCGCAAGTTTTGAAGAAGCGATAATTACAGTTGGTACATTCACTCGCGCGCGGCTTACAAAGGCCACGTTTCGATCGTCGGTTGTAAAATATGCAGACTTTGTCGGCGCAAATATAGACTACGTAAATTTCATAAATGCGGACGCCAGTCACGCGCGTTTCGAAAGCGCAAGGGCCATGTCTGCAAACTTCAGTGGCGCAAACTTGAGTCAAGCCGCGCTTTCCGGCGCCGACCTGACAGGGGCAAAGTTCATCAAATGCAACCTAGAAGCGAGCGATGCGCAGAATGCTCGCATCATTAGGGGAGACTTCCGCGGGGCGAACCTTCGCGGTGCGCAATTCCAAGGAGCGATACTACGTGATTGCGACCTGCGGGACGTCGCTACTGAAGGAACCGACTTCTCTGGCGCCGATTTCCGCGGCGCACGGTTCAACTGCACACGAGCCGAACTCGGCTACGCTCCCGGAGCCAAATTCGATGACGATTTTATCTAA
- a CDS encoding GNAT family N-acetyltransferase has product MGDRGRSGILDAVPDRIRLLTLDDAPALSALRLASRAHLAPWEPIRHPDHDTPAGQRADVEAALAQHARGQGVPLAILDDDGSVAGRINLNGIVRGAFESCAMGYWLAADGTGRGLATSAVDAAVALAFGELGLHRVEAGTLLHNAASQAVLARTGFTRYGLAPRYLRIAGVWQDHVLFQRLADDPPV; this is encoded by the coding sequence ATGGGAGACCGGGGGCGGTCTGGCATCCTCGATGCCGTGCCCGACCGGATCCGCCTGCTGACGCTCGACGACGCCCCCGCCCTGTCCGCGCTGCGCCTCGCGAGCCGAGCCCACCTCGCGCCGTGGGAGCCGATCCGGCATCCGGACCACGACACCCCCGCCGGTCAGCGCGCCGACGTCGAGGCGGCGCTCGCGCAGCACGCGCGCGGCCAGGGCGTGCCGCTCGCCATCCTCGACGACGACGGATCCGTGGCCGGGCGCATCAACCTGAACGGCATCGTCCGCGGCGCCTTCGAGTCGTGCGCGATGGGGTACTGGCTCGCGGCGGATGGCACCGGCCGCGGGCTCGCGACCTCCGCCGTCGATGCCGCGGTCGCCCTCGCGTTCGGCGAGCTCGGGCTGCACCGGGTCGAGGCCGGGACGCTCCTGCACAACGCCGCGTCGCAGGCCGTGCTCGCGCGCACGGGCTTCACGCGGTACGGGCTCGCGCCGCGCTACCTCCGCATCGCGGGCGTGTGGCAGGACCACGTGCTGTTCCAGCGGCTGGCGGACGACCCGCCCGTCTGA
- a CDS encoding GNAT family N-acetyltransferase: MRIRPATDADWPLIHPFYRAIVDAGRTYALPAGQSLEEARPNWMAEAPARTFVAVDDGTVLGSAKAGPNRPGRGAHVATGSFLVDPAHGGRGVGRALGEHVIAWARAEGYRAIQFNAVVETNHAAVHLWESLGFRIIGTVPAAFDHADQGLVGLHVMHLPLDGVVR; this comes from the coding sequence ATGCGCATCCGCCCCGCCACGGACGCCGACTGGCCCCTGATCCACCCCTTCTACCGCGCGATCGTCGACGCCGGCCGCACCTACGCGCTCCCGGCCGGGCAGTCGCTCGAGGAGGCGCGGCCGAACTGGATGGCGGAGGCGCCGGCCCGCACCTTCGTGGCGGTCGACGACGGCACCGTGCTCGGATCCGCCAAGGCCGGACCCAACCGCCCGGGGCGCGGCGCGCACGTGGCGACGGGCTCGTTCCTCGTCGATCCCGCGCATGGCGGTCGCGGCGTCGGTCGCGCGCTCGGCGAGCACGTGATCGCGTGGGCGCGCGCCGAGGGGTACCGGGCGATCCAGTTCAACGCCGTCGTGGAGACGAACCACGCGGCCGTGCACCTGTGGGAGTCGCTGGGGTTCCGGATCATCGGCACGGTGCCCGCGGCGTTCGACCACGCGGACCAGGGGCTCGTCGGCCTGCACGTGATGCACCTGCCGCTCGACGGCGTCGTCCGCTGA
- the iolC gene encoding 5-dehydro-2-deoxygluconokinase has product MSIASTPIHDVITIGRVGVDLYPLQDGVGLEDVETFGKYLGGSAANVAVAAARHGRSAALISRTGDDPFGRYVTRELERLGVSAEFVTPVDDLPTPVTFCEIFPPDDFPLYFYRRPKAPDLCIEAETLDRAAIQDARVYWSTVTGLSEEPSRSAHHAAWAARARRPLTVLDLDYRPMFWSSPEDATREVGRALEHVTVAVGNREECEVAVGETDPLRAADALLDRGIELAIVKQGPKGVLAKTRDETVEVPPYAVEVVNGLGAGDGFGGALVHGLLAGWDLERILRFANVAGAIVASRRECSTAMPTTAEVDAVLERIR; this is encoded by the coding sequence ATGAGCATCGCCTCGACCCCGATCCACGACGTGATCACCATCGGCCGCGTCGGCGTCGACCTCTACCCGCTCCAGGACGGCGTGGGCCTCGAGGACGTCGAGACGTTCGGCAAGTACCTCGGCGGGAGCGCGGCGAACGTCGCTGTCGCGGCGGCCCGGCACGGCAGATCCGCCGCCCTCATCTCGCGCACGGGCGACGACCCGTTCGGTCGCTACGTCACGCGCGAGCTCGAGCGCCTCGGCGTCTCCGCGGAGTTCGTGACGCCCGTCGACGACCTGCCGACGCCCGTCACCTTCTGCGAGATCTTCCCGCCCGACGACTTCCCCCTCTACTTCTACCGCCGGCCGAAGGCGCCCGACCTCTGCATCGAGGCCGAGACCCTCGACCGGGCGGCGATCCAGGACGCCCGCGTCTACTGGTCCACCGTCACGGGCCTCAGCGAGGAGCCGAGCCGATCCGCGCACCACGCCGCGTGGGCCGCCCGGGCACGTCGGCCGCTCACGGTGCTCGACCTCGACTACCGGCCGATGTTCTGGTCGTCGCCCGAGGACGCGACGCGCGAGGTCGGCCGGGCGCTCGAGCACGTGACGGTCGCGGTGGGCAACCGCGAGGAGTGCGAGGTCGCGGTCGGGGAGACGGATCCGTTGCGGGCCGCCGACGCGCTGCTCGACCGCGGCATCGAGCTCGCCATCGTCAAGCAGGGCCCGAAGGGCGTTCTCGCGAAGACGCGCGACGAGACCGTGGAGGTGCCGCCGTACGCGGTCGAGGTGGTCAACGGGCTCGGCGCGGGTGACGGATTCGGCGGCGCGCTCGTGCACGGGCTGCTCGCCGGATGGGACCTCGAGCGGATCCTGCGCTTCGCCAACGTCGCGGGCGCCATCGTCGCGTCCCGCCGCGAGTGCTCCACCGCCATGCCGACGACCGCCGAGGTCGACGCCGTGCTGGAGCGCATCCGATGA
- a CDS encoding class I fructose-bisphosphate aldolase, whose protein sequence is MTAVDATQAPAEALRAGDLPGALQRLRDLRATDPDAVARALAGRVRRPLIRDDGRLLIVAADHPARGALGVGDDPMALADRDELLAGLATALTRDGVDGVLGTPDIVDDLALLGLLDDKVVVGSMNRGGLRGAVFEMDDRFTAYDVAGIVRDGLDFAKTLVRIALGDAGTAATLEANARAVDDAVRAGLPIMLEPFMSAWQDGRIVNDLTPDAVITSIAVASGLGSSSARTWMKLPVVDDMARVMAATTLPTLLLGGDPQGASEDTWAGWEHALDLPGVRGLVVGRTLIHPADGDVARAVDQAVDLVHGRARP, encoded by the coding sequence ATGACCGCGGTCGACGCGACCCAGGCGCCCGCCGAGGCGCTCCGCGCGGGCGACCTCCCGGGCGCGCTCCAGCGCCTCCGCGACCTGCGCGCCACGGATCCCGATGCCGTCGCCCGCGCGCTCGCCGGCCGCGTCCGCCGCCCGCTGATCCGCGACGACGGCCGCCTGCTCATCGTCGCCGCCGACCACCCCGCCCGCGGCGCGCTCGGCGTCGGCGACGACCCCATGGCCCTCGCCGACCGCGACGAGCTGCTCGCCGGCCTCGCCACCGCCCTCACGCGCGACGGCGTCGACGGCGTGCTCGGCACCCCGGACATCGTCGACGACCTCGCGCTCCTCGGCCTCCTCGACGACAAGGTCGTGGTCGGATCCATGAACCGCGGCGGCCTGCGCGGCGCCGTCTTCGAGATGGACGACCGCTTCACGGCCTACGACGTCGCCGGGATCGTGCGCGACGGCCTCGACTTCGCGAAGACGCTCGTGCGGATCGCCCTGGGCGACGCCGGCACGGCCGCGACCCTCGAGGCCAACGCGCGCGCGGTCGACGACGCGGTGCGCGCCGGGTTGCCGATCATGCTCGAGCCGTTCATGAGCGCGTGGCAGGACGGCCGGATCGTCAACGACCTCACGCCCGACGCCGTCATCACCTCGATCGCCGTCGCGTCGGGGCTCGGCTCGTCGTCCGCGCGCACGTGGATGAAGCTGCCCGTCGTCGACGACATGGCCCGCGTCATGGCAGCGACCACCCTGCCCACGCTGCTGCTCGGCGGGGATCCGCAGGGCGCGAGCGAGGACACCTGGGCCGGCTGGGAGCACGCGCTCGACCTCCCCGGCGTCCGTGGCCTGGTCGTCGGCCGCACGCTGATCCACCCCGCCGACGGCGACGTCGCGCGCGCGGTCGACCAGGCCGTCGACCTCGTGCACGGCCGCGCCCGCCCCTGA
- a CDS encoding CoA-acylating methylmalonate-semialdehyde dehydrogenase: MTDTAPLPVVPHWIDGARSPSTSGRTAPVYDPGRGVVTKEVALADGDEIQRAIASANAAFPAWRDLSLAKRQAILFRFRELLEAEKGELAEIITSEHGKVVSDALGEITRGQEVVEFATGLAHHLKGEYSEQVSTGVDVYSTKQPLGVVGIISPFNFPAMVPMWFFPIAIAAGNTVILKPSEKDPSAAIWIAELWKRAGLPDGVFTVLNGDKEAVDGLLTHPDVRAISFVGSTPIAQYVYETGTKHGKRVQALGGAKNHMLVLPDADLDLVADSAVNAGFGSAGERCMAISVVVAVEPVADALIERITSRMSGLRVGDGRRGCDMGPLVTEAHRDKVASYIAIAEEDGARVVVDGRGIEVDGEADGFWLGPTLIDELPTSSRAYTEEIFGPVLGVVRVRSYEEGVALINQGAFGNGTAIFTNDGGAARRFQNEVQVGMIGINVPIPVPVATFSFGGWRSSLFGDTKAHGAEGVRFFTQQKAITSRWLDPSHGGVDLGFPQN; encoded by the coding sequence ATGACCGACACCGCCCCGCTCCCCGTCGTCCCGCACTGGATCGACGGCGCCCGCTCGCCCTCGACCTCCGGCCGCACCGCCCCCGTCTACGACCCGGGCCGCGGCGTCGTCACGAAGGAGGTCGCGCTCGCGGACGGCGACGAGATCCAGCGCGCCATCGCGTCGGCGAACGCCGCGTTCCCCGCCTGGCGCGACCTGTCGCTCGCCAAGCGGCAGGCGATCCTCTTCCGCTTCCGCGAGCTGCTCGAGGCGGAGAAGGGCGAGCTGGCGGAGATCATCACGTCGGAGCACGGCAAGGTCGTGAGCGACGCGCTCGGCGAGATCACGCGCGGCCAGGAGGTCGTGGAGTTCGCGACCGGCCTCGCGCACCACCTCAAGGGCGAGTACTCGGAGCAGGTGTCCACGGGCGTCGACGTGTACTCCACGAAGCAGCCGCTCGGCGTCGTCGGGATCATCTCGCCGTTCAACTTCCCCGCGATGGTGCCGATGTGGTTCTTCCCCATCGCGATCGCGGCCGGCAACACGGTGATCCTGAAGCCGAGCGAGAAGGACCCGAGCGCGGCCATCTGGATCGCCGAGCTGTGGAAGCGCGCGGGCCTCCCCGACGGCGTCTTCACCGTGCTGAACGGCGACAAGGAGGCGGTGGACGGGCTGCTCACGCACCCGGACGTGCGGGCGATCTCGTTCGTGGGATCCACGCCCATCGCGCAGTACGTGTACGAGACGGGCACGAAGCACGGCAAGCGCGTGCAGGCCCTCGGCGGCGCGAAGAACCACATGCTCGTGCTGCCGGACGCCGACCTCGACCTCGTCGCCGACTCGGCCGTCAACGCGGGCTTCGGCTCGGCGGGCGAGCGCTGCATGGCGATCTCCGTGGTCGTCGCGGTCGAGCCCGTGGCCGACGCGCTCATCGAGCGGATCACGTCGCGCATGTCCGGCCTCCGCGTCGGCGACGGCCGTCGCGGCTGCGACATGGGGCCGCTGGTGACCGAGGCGCACCGCGACAAGGTCGCCTCCTACATCGCGATCGCGGAGGAGGACGGCGCGCGCGTCGTCGTCGACGGCCGCGGCATCGAGGTCGACGGCGAGGCCGACGGCTTCTGGCTCGGCCCCACGCTCATCGACGAGCTGCCCACGAGCTCGCGCGCGTACACGGAGGAGATCTTCGGACCCGTGCTCGGCGTCGTCCGCGTCCGCTCGTACGAGGAGGGCGTCGCGCTCATCAACCAGGGCGCGTTCGGCAACGGCACCGCGATCTTCACCAACGACGGCGGGGCCGCGCGGCGCTTCCAGAACGAGGTCCAGGTCGGCATGATCGGGATCAACGTCCCCATCCCCGTTCCCGTCGCCACGTTCTCGTTCGGCGGCTGGCGGTCCAGCCTCTTCGGCGACACCAAGGCCCACGGCGCGGAGGGCGTGCGGTTCTTCACCCAGCAGAAGGCGATCACCAGCCGCTGGCTCGACCCGTCGCACGGCGGCGTCGACCTCGGCTTCCCGCAGAACTGA
- the iolB gene encoding 5-deoxy-glucuronate isomerase, with protein MTTDEWLHPRGSLGRDGWETVVDGSLPDWEHTGLRVAVLAEGDALELAASGVERMVVPLAGSFAVRHREADGDERVTDLEGRASVFAGPTDVLYLSCDASAVLTGSGRVAVAESPATRPVPSHRIAREDVPVELRGAGRSSRQVHNFGTPGTPGSLDAERLIVCEVLTPAENWSSYPAHKHDEDKPGEESRLEEIYYFETAVGRGLDAPADADPFGLFHTSSSPAGEIAIDAVVRTGDVALVPYGYHGPAVAAPGYDLYYLNVMAGPGADRAWLISDHPAHGWIRGTWAGQEIDPRLPFAPDQEAPTP; from the coding sequence ATGACGACGGACGAGTGGCTGCACCCCCGCGGGAGCCTCGGTCGGGACGGCTGGGAGACCGTGGTCGACGGATCCCTCCCCGACTGGGAGCACACGGGCCTCCGGGTCGCGGTGCTCGCCGAGGGCGACGCGCTCGAGCTGGCCGCATCGGGCGTCGAGCGCATGGTGGTGCCGCTCGCGGGATCCTTCGCCGTGCGGCACCGGGAGGCCGACGGCGACGAGCGCGTGACCGACCTCGAGGGCCGCGCGTCGGTCTTCGCCGGGCCGACCGACGTGCTCTACCTGTCGTGCGACGCGAGCGCGGTGCTCACCGGATCCGGCCGCGTGGCCGTCGCCGAGTCGCCGGCGACGCGGCCCGTGCCGAGCCACCGGATCGCCCGCGAGGACGTGCCCGTCGAGCTGCGCGGTGCCGGCCGCTCGAGCCGCCAGGTGCACAACTTCGGGACCCCCGGCACGCCCGGATCCCTCGACGCCGAGCGCCTCATCGTCTGCGAGGTGCTGACGCCCGCCGAGAACTGGTCGAGCTACCCGGCGCACAAGCACGACGAGGACAAGCCGGGGGAGGAGTCGCGGCTGGAGGAGATCTACTATTTCGAGACCGCCGTCGGTCGCGGGCTGGACGCGCCCGCGGACGCGGATCCCTTCGGCCTGTTCCACACCTCGTCGTCGCCCGCGGGCGAGATCGCCATCGACGCCGTCGTGCGCACGGGCGACGTCGCGCTCGTGCCCTACGGCTACCACGGGCCCGCCGTCGCGGCGCCCGGCTACGACCTCTACTACCTCAACGTGATGGCCGGTCCGGGCGCCGACCGCGCCTGGCTCATCAGCGACCACCCCGCGCACGGCTGGATCCGCGGCACCTGGGCCGGGCAGGAGATCGACCCGCGCCTGCCGTTCGCCCCCGACCAGGAAGCCCCGACCCCATGA